In Nicotiana tabacum cultivar K326 chromosome 21, ASM71507v2, whole genome shotgun sequence, one DNA window encodes the following:
- the LOC107762587 gene encoding agamous-like MADS-box protein AGL29 — MVSKKTKGRQKIAMKKIENKDDRFATFSKRRTGLYKKAGNLVSQCDVDIGIVLSSPTGKPFSFFHPTNDVVIARFQNPDMQLSEINHLVAAHARNKVNHLSSRLEEFDTREDAATAQTRFYDKMIETRESGWWESIEQLNADEMTKFEAWLDNAMFNLNNHLNQLEGIYGIRFVIEREECLSHNVHLEGDTIHVSFVVIKSDTPWHSANEGAVDLLFIVFKDNVTFLMTIATL, encoded by the exons ATGGTGAGCAAGAAGACTAAAGGGCGTCAAAAGATAGcaatgaaaaaaatagaaaacaaagacGACCGCTTTGCCACATTCTCAAAGCGTCGTACGGGCTTATACAAAAAGGCTGGCAACCTTGTTTCTCAATGTGATGTTGACATTGGAATCGTACTTTCTTCCCCTACCGGtaagcctttctcattttttcACCCTACAAATGATGTTGTTATTGCTCGTTTTCAGAATCCTGATATGCAGTTAAGTGAGATTAATCACCTAGTTGCGGCTCATGCTCGAAACAAAGTGAACCATCTCAGTAGTAGGCTTGAAGAGTTTGATACAAGAGAAGACGCTGCAACTGCTCAAACACGTTTCTATGACAAGATGATAGAAACTAGAGAGAGTGGTTGGTGGGAGTCAATTGAGCAGCTCAATGCAGATGAAATGACAAAGTTTGAAGCGTGGTTAGACAATGCTATGTTTAATTTGAACAATCATTTGAATCAGTTGGAA GGAATTTATGGGATTAGATTTGTGATAGAGAGAGAAGAGTGTTTGTCTCACAATGTTCATTTGGAAGGTGATACTATTCATGTCTCCtttgttgttatcaaatctgacACTCCCTGGCATTCTGCTAATGAGGGTGCTGTCGATCTTCTG tttatagtATTCAAAGATAATGTGACCTTTCTCatgacaatagcgacactctaa